The following proteins are encoded in a genomic region of Cryptomeria japonica chromosome 11, Sugi_1.0, whole genome shotgun sequence:
- the LOC131036953 gene encoding uncharacterized protein LOC131036953 isoform X2, which produces MAKNGERPSIDELAGGIDELAGGIDELAEGIAAHLLNPKTNVPITVGISGECGSGGAVSNLMDKIKEHLLLTSAQAAFPGECFDGENQAELSEKGRRLREGVHNLLAREDKEKHENVLVRFFKKVAANLSVKEDKEKQEDVVLQFLEEYQSKHKAVYKYLACIELNQLVKHPQQENKEKLMEIPRVLTVNFSVEDNKGEHEACDGLVVEITEEIEKSMTRAQRWITRWRHKRASFVDKYDWMFWGGAFLVAYLLWLIIKHFNFKNVTWGAIVAFASSFIVPVVKKLYQWFDSKEVSQFVKDHFRSHKSDQYGHQETVISKLKFLKKDSGKKPWPIFSFFSGLKLGLMEDKIEGTPVPKYGSAPHKKLRIIAFMDGLDRYEDSMIVRVLQSLNTVVKACEINFVLALDKNIIRKAFKSSSQKEADADHLISQLIQLPVTLVHPDLKPISEMSGNTTNDIEKQQPCTCERRKNLRKRVTRVQHISTMMTHDPEEMATFKDLNRFGREIPGLHQNYIKYHNFARNVISQVMYLAPKSSWQWDKELVAWIFICSQWREEMNILIQDWHAYIDFIDDENRKAKQEPSLTQDLQTYADVKEKKVDTKQKPFLKKIVNYIIQEADVKGKKEETDSEEKGKKEADSQEEKNKEKLNKLKNMSNFGQAAFNFEEKQRRWKKLYEALKLQDVSVNGIQFFQNFRFHCDAGYLNCPRELSFN; this is translated from the exons ATAAAAGAGCATTTACTCCTCACATCTGCTCAAGCTGCGTTTCCCGGCGAGTGTTTCGATGGAGAAAATCAAGCGGAACTCAGTGAAAAGGGTAGAAGACTCAGGGAAGGAGTTCACAATTTATTGGCGCGAGAAGACAAAGAAAAACAC GAAAACGTGCTGGTCCGATTTTTCAAGAAGGTAGCTGCCAATTTATCGgtcaaagaagacaaagaaaaacaa GAAGACGTAGTGCTGCAATTTTTGGAAGAATATCAATCAAAACATAAAGCCGTTTACAAATATTTGGCATGCATAGAGTTGAACCAACTG GTGAAACATCCACAacaggagaacaaggagaaattaATGGAAATTCCTAGGGTTTTAACTGTAAATTTCAGTGTTGAAGATAACAAGGGAGAGCACGAAGCTTGCGATGGTCTGGTAGTTGAAATAACAGAAGAGATAGAAAAGTCTATGACTCGGGCCCAGCGCTGGATCACTCGCTGGAGACATAAGCGCGCTAGCTTTGTCGACAAATATGATTGGATGTTTTGGGGAGGAGCATTCTTGGTGGCTTACCTATTATGGCTTATTATAAAACACTTTAACTTCAAAAATGTTACATGGGGAGCTATTGTTGCATTTGCAAGTTCATTCATTGTGCCTGTAGTCAAGAAATTATATCAATGGTTTGACTCGAAGGAAGTGAGCCAATTTGTGAAGGATCATTTCCGTTCTCACAAATCAGACCAGTATGGCCATCAGGAGACAGTTATTTCAAAGCTCAAGTTTTTGAAGAAAGACAGCGGAAAAAAACCCTggcctattttttcttttttctcaggTTTAAAATTGGGTTTGATGGAGGACAAGATTGAGGGCACTCCTGTTCCCAAATATGGATCAGCTCCACACAAGAAGCTCCGTATAATAGCCTTTATGGACGGCCTGGACCGATATGAAGATTCAATGATAGTGCGG GTGCTGCAGTCTTTAAACACGGTAGTTAAAGCATGTGAAATTAACTTTGTTTTAGCATTGGACAAGAATATCATTCgaaaagcattcaaatcttcatcaCAGAAAGAAGCTGATGCCGATCATTTAATCAGCCAACTTATCCAGCTCCCAGTCACTTTGGTACATCCAGATCTTAAACCCATTTCGGAGATGTCAG GAAACACCACAAATGATATTGAGAAACAGCaaccatgcacatgtgaaagaagGAAAAATCTACGAAAACGTGTAACTCGGGTTCAACATATCTCGACGATGATGACACATGACCCTGAAGAAATGGCCACATTTAAAGATTTGAATCGCTTTGGGAGAGAGATCCCTGGGCTTCATCAGAATTATATAAAGTACCACAATTTTGCAAGGAATGTGATAAGTCAAGTTATGTATCTTGCTCCAAAAAGTTCGTGGCAATGGGATAAGGAATTAGTAGCTTGGATCTTTATTTGCTCCCAATGGAGAGAAGAAATGAACATTCTCATTCAG GATTGGCATGCCTACATTGATTTCATAGACGACGAAAATAGAAAAGCAAAACAAGAACCATCCCTCACTCAG GATTTGCAAACCTATGCTGATGTCAAAGAAAAAAAGGTGGATACAAAACAGAAACCTTTCCTCAAGAAAATTGTTAATTATATAATACAAGAAGCTGATGTGAAAGGAAAAAAGGAGGAAACTGATTCcgaagaaaaggggaagaaggaagcggactcccaagaagaaaagaacaaagaaaagtTGAATAAACTGAAAAATATGTCCAATTTTGGACAAGCTGCATTCAATTTTGAAGAAAAGCAACGAAGATGGAAAAAACTATACGAGGCCTTAAAACTCCAAGATGTATCAGTAAATGGTATTCAATTCTTTCAAAACTTTAGGTTCCATTGTGACGCAGGATATCTTAACTGCCCTCGTGAACTTTCATTCAACTAG
- the LOC131036953 gene encoding uncharacterized protein LOC131036953 isoform X4: MAKNGERPSIDELAGGIDELAGGIDELAEGIAAHLLNPKTNVPITVGISGECGSGGAVSNLMDKIKEHLLLTSAQAAFPGECFDGENQAELSEKGRRLREGVHNLLAREDKEKHENVLVRFFKKVAANLSVKEDKEKQEDVVLQFLEEYQSKHKAVYKYLACIELNQLVKHPQQENKEKLMEIPRVLTVNFSVEDNKGEHEACDGLVVEITEEIEKSMTRAQRWITRWRHKRASFVDKYDWMFWGGAFLVAYLLWLIIKHFNFKNVTWGAIVAFASSFIVPVVKKLYQWFDSKEVSQFVKDHFRSHKSDQYGHQETVISKLKFLKKDSGKKPWPIFSFFSGLKLGLMEDKIEGTPVPKYGSAPHKKLRIIAFMDGLDRYEDSMIVRKEADADHLISQLIQLPVTLVHPDLKPISEMSGNTTNDIEKQQPCTCERRKNLRKRVTRVQHISTMMTHDPEEMATFKDLNRFGREIPGLHQNYIKYHNFARNVISQVMYLAPKSSWQWDKELVAWIFICSQWREEMNILIQDWHAYIDFIDDENRKAKQEPSLTQDLQTYADVKEKKVDTKQKPFLKKIVNYIIQEADVKGKKEETDSEEKGKKEADSQEEKNKEKLNKLKNMSNFGQAAFNFEEKQRRWKKLYEALKLQDVSVNGIQFFQNFRFHCDAGYLNCPRELSFN; encoded by the exons ATAAAAGAGCATTTACTCCTCACATCTGCTCAAGCTGCGTTTCCCGGCGAGTGTTTCGATGGAGAAAATCAAGCGGAACTCAGTGAAAAGGGTAGAAGACTCAGGGAAGGAGTTCACAATTTATTGGCGCGAGAAGACAAAGAAAAACAC GAAAACGTGCTGGTCCGATTTTTCAAGAAGGTAGCTGCCAATTTATCGgtcaaagaagacaaagaaaaacaa GAAGACGTAGTGCTGCAATTTTTGGAAGAATATCAATCAAAACATAAAGCCGTTTACAAATATTTGGCATGCATAGAGTTGAACCAACTG GTGAAACATCCACAacaggagaacaaggagaaattaATGGAAATTCCTAGGGTTTTAACTGTAAATTTCAGTGTTGAAGATAACAAGGGAGAGCACGAAGCTTGCGATGGTCTGGTAGTTGAAATAACAGAAGAGATAGAAAAGTCTATGACTCGGGCCCAGCGCTGGATCACTCGCTGGAGACATAAGCGCGCTAGCTTTGTCGACAAATATGATTGGATGTTTTGGGGAGGAGCATTCTTGGTGGCTTACCTATTATGGCTTATTATAAAACACTTTAACTTCAAAAATGTTACATGGGGAGCTATTGTTGCATTTGCAAGTTCATTCATTGTGCCTGTAGTCAAGAAATTATATCAATGGTTTGACTCGAAGGAAGTGAGCCAATTTGTGAAGGATCATTTCCGTTCTCACAAATCAGACCAGTATGGCCATCAGGAGACAGTTATTTCAAAGCTCAAGTTTTTGAAGAAAGACAGCGGAAAAAAACCCTggcctattttttcttttttctcaggTTTAAAATTGGGTTTGATGGAGGACAAGATTGAGGGCACTCCTGTTCCCAAATATGGATCAGCTCCACACAAGAAGCTCCGTATAATAGCCTTTATGGACGGCCTGGACCGATATGAAGATTCAATGATAGTGCGG AAAGAAGCTGATGCCGATCATTTAATCAGCCAACTTATCCAGCTCCCAGTCACTTTGGTACATCCAGATCTTAAACCCATTTCGGAGATGTCAG GAAACACCACAAATGATATTGAGAAACAGCaaccatgcacatgtgaaagaagGAAAAATCTACGAAAACGTGTAACTCGGGTTCAACATATCTCGACGATGATGACACATGACCCTGAAGAAATGGCCACATTTAAAGATTTGAATCGCTTTGGGAGAGAGATCCCTGGGCTTCATCAGAATTATATAAAGTACCACAATTTTGCAAGGAATGTGATAAGTCAAGTTATGTATCTTGCTCCAAAAAGTTCGTGGCAATGGGATAAGGAATTAGTAGCTTGGATCTTTATTTGCTCCCAATGGAGAGAAGAAATGAACATTCTCATTCAG GATTGGCATGCCTACATTGATTTCATAGACGACGAAAATAGAAAAGCAAAACAAGAACCATCCCTCACTCAG GATTTGCAAACCTATGCTGATGTCAAAGAAAAAAAGGTGGATACAAAACAGAAACCTTTCCTCAAGAAAATTGTTAATTATATAATACAAGAAGCTGATGTGAAAGGAAAAAAGGAGGAAACTGATTCcgaagaaaaggggaagaaggaagcggactcccaagaagaaaagaacaaagaaaagtTGAATAAACTGAAAAATATGTCCAATTTTGGACAAGCTGCATTCAATTTTGAAGAAAAGCAACGAAGATGGAAAAAACTATACGAGGCCTTAAAACTCCAAGATGTATCAGTAAATGGTATTCAATTCTTTCAAAACTTTAGGTTCCATTGTGACGCAGGATATCTTAACTGCCCTCGTGAACTTTCATTCAACTAG
- the LOC131036953 gene encoding uncharacterized protein LOC131036953 isoform X3: MAKNGERPSIDELAGGIDELAGGIDELAEGIAAHLLNPKTNVPITVGISGECGSGGAVSNLMDKIKEHLLLTSAQAAFPGECFDGENQAELSEKGRRLREGVHNLLAREDKEKHENVLVRFFKKVAANLSVKEDKEKQEDVVLQFLEEYQSKHKAVYKYLACIELNQLVKHPQQENKEKLMEIPRVLTVNFSVEDNKGEHEACDGLVVEITEEIEKSMTRAQRWITRWRHKRASFVDKYDWMFWGGAFLVAYLLWLIIKHFNFKNVTWGAIVAFASSFIVPVVKKLYQWFDSKEVSQFVKDHFRSHKSDQYGHQETVISKLKFLKKDSGKKPWPIFSFFSGLKLGLMEDKIEGTPVPKYGSAPHKKLRIIAFMDGLDRYEDSMIVRKEADADHLISQLIQLPVTLVHPDLKPISEMSGMQGNTTNDIEKQQPCTCERRKNLRKRVTRVQHISTMMTHDPEEMATFKDLNRFGREIPGLHQNYIKYHNFARNVISQVMYLAPKSSWQWDKELVAWIFICSQWREEMNILIQDWHAYIDFIDDENRKAKQEPSLTQDLQTYADVKEKKVDTKQKPFLKKIVNYIIQEADVKGKKEETDSEEKGKKEADSQEEKNKEKLNKLKNMSNFGQAAFNFEEKQRRWKKLYEALKLQDVSVNGIQFFQNFRFHCDAGYLNCPRELSFN, translated from the exons ATAAAAGAGCATTTACTCCTCACATCTGCTCAAGCTGCGTTTCCCGGCGAGTGTTTCGATGGAGAAAATCAAGCGGAACTCAGTGAAAAGGGTAGAAGACTCAGGGAAGGAGTTCACAATTTATTGGCGCGAGAAGACAAAGAAAAACAC GAAAACGTGCTGGTCCGATTTTTCAAGAAGGTAGCTGCCAATTTATCGgtcaaagaagacaaagaaaaacaa GAAGACGTAGTGCTGCAATTTTTGGAAGAATATCAATCAAAACATAAAGCCGTTTACAAATATTTGGCATGCATAGAGTTGAACCAACTG GTGAAACATCCACAacaggagaacaaggagaaattaATGGAAATTCCTAGGGTTTTAACTGTAAATTTCAGTGTTGAAGATAACAAGGGAGAGCACGAAGCTTGCGATGGTCTGGTAGTTGAAATAACAGAAGAGATAGAAAAGTCTATGACTCGGGCCCAGCGCTGGATCACTCGCTGGAGACATAAGCGCGCTAGCTTTGTCGACAAATATGATTGGATGTTTTGGGGAGGAGCATTCTTGGTGGCTTACCTATTATGGCTTATTATAAAACACTTTAACTTCAAAAATGTTACATGGGGAGCTATTGTTGCATTTGCAAGTTCATTCATTGTGCCTGTAGTCAAGAAATTATATCAATGGTTTGACTCGAAGGAAGTGAGCCAATTTGTGAAGGATCATTTCCGTTCTCACAAATCAGACCAGTATGGCCATCAGGAGACAGTTATTTCAAAGCTCAAGTTTTTGAAGAAAGACAGCGGAAAAAAACCCTggcctattttttcttttttctcaggTTTAAAATTGGGTTTGATGGAGGACAAGATTGAGGGCACTCCTGTTCCCAAATATGGATCAGCTCCACACAAGAAGCTCCGTATAATAGCCTTTATGGACGGCCTGGACCGATATGAAGATTCAATGATAGTGCGG AAAGAAGCTGATGCCGATCATTTAATCAGCCAACTTATCCAGCTCCCAGTCACTTTGGTACATCCAGATCTTAAACCCATTTCGGAGATGTCAGGTATGCAAG GAAACACCACAAATGATATTGAGAAACAGCaaccatgcacatgtgaaagaagGAAAAATCTACGAAAACGTGTAACTCGGGTTCAACATATCTCGACGATGATGACACATGACCCTGAAGAAATGGCCACATTTAAAGATTTGAATCGCTTTGGGAGAGAGATCCCTGGGCTTCATCAGAATTATATAAAGTACCACAATTTTGCAAGGAATGTGATAAGTCAAGTTATGTATCTTGCTCCAAAAAGTTCGTGGCAATGGGATAAGGAATTAGTAGCTTGGATCTTTATTTGCTCCCAATGGAGAGAAGAAATGAACATTCTCATTCAG GATTGGCATGCCTACATTGATTTCATAGACGACGAAAATAGAAAAGCAAAACAAGAACCATCCCTCACTCAG GATTTGCAAACCTATGCTGATGTCAAAGAAAAAAAGGTGGATACAAAACAGAAACCTTTCCTCAAGAAAATTGTTAATTATATAATACAAGAAGCTGATGTGAAAGGAAAAAAGGAGGAAACTGATTCcgaagaaaaggggaagaaggaagcggactcccaagaagaaaagaacaaagaaaagtTGAATAAACTGAAAAATATGTCCAATTTTGGACAAGCTGCATTCAATTTTGAAGAAAAGCAACGAAGATGGAAAAAACTATACGAGGCCTTAAAACTCCAAGATGTATCAGTAAATGGTATTCAATTCTTTCAAAACTTTAGGTTCCATTGTGACGCAGGATATCTTAACTGCCCTCGTGAACTTTCATTCAACTAG
- the LOC131036953 gene encoding uncharacterized protein LOC131036953 isoform X1 has product MAKNGERPSIDELAGGIDELAGGIDELAEGIAAHLLNPKTNVPITVGISGECGSGGAVSNLMDKIKEHLLLTSAQAAFPGECFDGENQAELSEKGRRLREGVHNLLAREDKEKHENVLVRFFKKVAANLSVKEDKEKQEDVVLQFLEEYQSKHKAVYKYLACIELNQLVKHPQQENKEKLMEIPRVLTVNFSVEDNKGEHEACDGLVVEITEEIEKSMTRAQRWITRWRHKRASFVDKYDWMFWGGAFLVAYLLWLIIKHFNFKNVTWGAIVAFASSFIVPVVKKLYQWFDSKEVSQFVKDHFRSHKSDQYGHQETVISKLKFLKKDSGKKPWPIFSFFSGLKLGLMEDKIEGTPVPKYGSAPHKKLRIIAFMDGLDRYEDSMIVRVLQSLNTVVKACEINFVLALDKNIIRKAFKSSSQKEADADHLISQLIQLPVTLVHPDLKPISEMSGMQGNTTNDIEKQQPCTCERRKNLRKRVTRVQHISTMMTHDPEEMATFKDLNRFGREIPGLHQNYIKYHNFARNVISQVMYLAPKSSWQWDKELVAWIFICSQWREEMNILIQDWHAYIDFIDDENRKAKQEPSLTQDLQTYADVKEKKVDTKQKPFLKKIVNYIIQEADVKGKKEETDSEEKGKKEADSQEEKNKEKLNKLKNMSNFGQAAFNFEEKQRRWKKLYEALKLQDVSVNGIQFFQNFRFHCDAGYLNCPRELSFN; this is encoded by the exons ATAAAAGAGCATTTACTCCTCACATCTGCTCAAGCTGCGTTTCCCGGCGAGTGTTTCGATGGAGAAAATCAAGCGGAACTCAGTGAAAAGGGTAGAAGACTCAGGGAAGGAGTTCACAATTTATTGGCGCGAGAAGACAAAGAAAAACAC GAAAACGTGCTGGTCCGATTTTTCAAGAAGGTAGCTGCCAATTTATCGgtcaaagaagacaaagaaaaacaa GAAGACGTAGTGCTGCAATTTTTGGAAGAATATCAATCAAAACATAAAGCCGTTTACAAATATTTGGCATGCATAGAGTTGAACCAACTG GTGAAACATCCACAacaggagaacaaggagaaattaATGGAAATTCCTAGGGTTTTAACTGTAAATTTCAGTGTTGAAGATAACAAGGGAGAGCACGAAGCTTGCGATGGTCTGGTAGTTGAAATAACAGAAGAGATAGAAAAGTCTATGACTCGGGCCCAGCGCTGGATCACTCGCTGGAGACATAAGCGCGCTAGCTTTGTCGACAAATATGATTGGATGTTTTGGGGAGGAGCATTCTTGGTGGCTTACCTATTATGGCTTATTATAAAACACTTTAACTTCAAAAATGTTACATGGGGAGCTATTGTTGCATTTGCAAGTTCATTCATTGTGCCTGTAGTCAAGAAATTATATCAATGGTTTGACTCGAAGGAAGTGAGCCAATTTGTGAAGGATCATTTCCGTTCTCACAAATCAGACCAGTATGGCCATCAGGAGACAGTTATTTCAAAGCTCAAGTTTTTGAAGAAAGACAGCGGAAAAAAACCCTggcctattttttcttttttctcaggTTTAAAATTGGGTTTGATGGAGGACAAGATTGAGGGCACTCCTGTTCCCAAATATGGATCAGCTCCACACAAGAAGCTCCGTATAATAGCCTTTATGGACGGCCTGGACCGATATGAAGATTCAATGATAGTGCGG GTGCTGCAGTCTTTAAACACGGTAGTTAAAGCATGTGAAATTAACTTTGTTTTAGCATTGGACAAGAATATCATTCgaaaagcattcaaatcttcatcaCAGAAAGAAGCTGATGCCGATCATTTAATCAGCCAACTTATCCAGCTCCCAGTCACTTTGGTACATCCAGATCTTAAACCCATTTCGGAGATGTCAGGTATGCAAG GAAACACCACAAATGATATTGAGAAACAGCaaccatgcacatgtgaaagaagGAAAAATCTACGAAAACGTGTAACTCGGGTTCAACATATCTCGACGATGATGACACATGACCCTGAAGAAATGGCCACATTTAAAGATTTGAATCGCTTTGGGAGAGAGATCCCTGGGCTTCATCAGAATTATATAAAGTACCACAATTTTGCAAGGAATGTGATAAGTCAAGTTATGTATCTTGCTCCAAAAAGTTCGTGGCAATGGGATAAGGAATTAGTAGCTTGGATCTTTATTTGCTCCCAATGGAGAGAAGAAATGAACATTCTCATTCAG GATTGGCATGCCTACATTGATTTCATAGACGACGAAAATAGAAAAGCAAAACAAGAACCATCCCTCACTCAG GATTTGCAAACCTATGCTGATGTCAAAGAAAAAAAGGTGGATACAAAACAGAAACCTTTCCTCAAGAAAATTGTTAATTATATAATACAAGAAGCTGATGTGAAAGGAAAAAAGGAGGAAACTGATTCcgaagaaaaggggaagaaggaagcggactcccaagaagaaaagaacaaagaaaagtTGAATAAACTGAAAAATATGTCCAATTTTGGACAAGCTGCATTCAATTTTGAAGAAAAGCAACGAAGATGGAAAAAACTATACGAGGCCTTAAAACTCCAAGATGTATCAGTAAATGGTATTCAATTCTTTCAAAACTTTAGGTTCCATTGTGACGCAGGATATCTTAACTGCCCTCGTGAACTTTCATTCAACTAG